DNA sequence from the Coccidioides posadasii str. Silveira chromosome 5, complete sequence genome:
GGAATTTGCCCAGAAAACCCCATTGGAGACGCGagtttttaaaaaaaaaaaggacaagggagaaaaggagaCAACATACCCAAAGGAGGTTTCCAGTCCTCTGGACCCTTATCACCCTTTTCTTGGTTAACATTATCCGTCACCGCGATCAATTGCGGATTCTCCAGGTCATTGGCAAACTGCCGCCTCCTTTCTGTTGTCCACTCTCTCGCGCCACTCTTCCATGCGTTGCTCAGAGGGACTACGTGGTCGATATCCACATCACTTGCTTGATCCCATCGACCCCCATCGTATGGACTGTACCAGTTTCCCTGTGTGGGGTAGCAGTTATCGTCGATGGTGACGTCTGTGCCGTCGCGTCGTAGCACCGTCTCACGCGTGTTGCACTCGCCGGATACCGTTATCCAGTGGGGGAAGAGGTCGCGGGAGTAGCCATCCTGCGGACCCTGCGGAGCCACAGTGAGCTCGGCAAGTGCGGCGCGGGCGGCGGAGGCGGAGGGAATGTTGGGCGGGGTGAGAGCGGACGCGGGAGCTGAGGCGCAGAGGGGCGCGGCGGAGAGTAGGAGCGGAAGTACGGCCGAGAAGAACATGTTTACTGTCTTCGTCCGGCGGATACACTTGTGTCCTTTATCAGACAACTTAGTGGTGTCGGAGTGCTCAAGAAAATGATTCCCTGTCTTGAGGAAGGATACTCTCCTGATGCCTCAGAGACGAACGCGAGAAAAACAAACAGGCGAGGGACGATGCGGATGAGGACGGATTATATAGTATCCCCCGGCGGCCATATCCGTCCCACTCGCCCGTAATTCCTTCCATCCCGCCCCGTACTCGGCGACTGCGGGAGGGATACCATAAAAAACCGATCCCCAGTCGGTGCCGAAGGAGTGTCGATCATCATCCACAGAAACGCTCCAACCATCGCACGAGGTTCGGTTGCATTCTATCGCTCGGTATTTACAGTTACACGAGCCGGATAAATCCTCCCTTGTGAAAGCACAAGCATCGAACCCGCGCACGCCATTGGGTATCAGATATTCTGCGAGGAGTGATCGCCTTGACAGGGATTCCCCCAAAAAACACGGAATGACCGAAGCATTGACCCTCAACACTCCTCGAGGGCTGCACCCCAAGTTGGGGGTTTGAAGGACCTTCTCGTAGGATAACAATAAGGTTCAGAAACACGGTTGACGGGTTAATTAAGGAATAAACCCTTCTCCTGCTCGCGGACTCCATAATTTGGTTAAAGAGTAGATAATATTTATCATTCAAAATCGAGATAATTCCAGTCAATCTGCTTGTCAATTCTGTGGTCTATTTATATGCATAGCTGTCGAGATATGGTCTAAAGTGCGAATTAGTGCAGGAACCTGCAGCTGTTTGGATGGTAAACATTGTTGGGTGGTGTGCAATTGACTGGCTCTGACTCGCCAGCACCGCTGATGCTTCCCTGGAGCCAACCTTGGCTGACGATGAATGGGATCAATTTAATTCCCGACTTCCACTGGCTTCAGAGGTCACCGACGACATCGCTCAACATCATCGTCTTGCTTCAGCCGGCTCTGACGCTTCGGCTTCTGACCCCGCCGCCATGCCCAGCTACACCAACTTGCCGCGTGGCCCAGAAAGTACCATTTACGAGAAGGACAACGGATTTGATGAGTTGGCGGTACAAAGATCAAGTTTATCAAAGGGTAGAAGCAATCAGGCACATCATGTCATTCATCGATATGTGCCCCAGCTGTCACTGCATACCAAATGCACCACTTTCTTACCTGTTCCGGTCCCATAATAATCCAAACCCTAGCTATGTGGACAATGGATTTAGTGACTTGAATTGTGCTTGCTGTGAAATCAGGGCCTACTGCAGTCTTAAGTGATATGGCAGCTGTGACAGGGGTTATTTGTCAAAGTTTTATGTATACATATTGTCCTTGAACCCAGCTGCCTTTTCTCCTCATATAGATGCCTTCACACATGATTCTGGCTTTCTAAGTGCAATTCTGATGGAATACCTGCCAAGTCAATTGTTAATGAACTGTCTCATCTACTGCAAAAAATGGATGGCTAGGGCAGTTTATGGCATTCAACAGATTCATTCAGGGTACAACAATCCTTATCACAAGAACATCCTTATTGTCCTGGTGCTCTGGATCTCTGGATCTCTGGATCTCTGGGATCTCTGGATAGATTTTGATGTTGTAATCACCTATCCTAGCACCTACGTATGTTGGAGACAGCGAATACGGCTGGATTGAGTTTGAAACAGAatgttttgaaagtcttgGGAAGAAGATTGTTGAtgatctacggagtagacaaTTAACGAGTTAGTTAGTTATGTTGGTGGATTCTGATTCCCCAG
Encoded proteins:
- a CDS encoding uncharacterized protein (SECRETED:SignalP(1-24)~antiSMASH:Cluster_5.1~EggNog:ENOG410PFRC~COG:S~BUSCO:14010at33183), producing the protein MFFSAVLPLLLSAAPLCASAPASALTPPNIPSASAARAALAELTVAPQGPQDGYSRDLFPHWITVSGECNTRETVLRRDGTDVTIDDNCYPTQGNWYSPYDGGRWDQASDVDIDHVVPLSNAWKSGAREWTTERRRQFANDLENPQLIAVTDNVNQEKGDKGPEDWKPPLESYYCTYSRMWIGVKSVYDLTVTSAEKSALEEMLGRC